A section of the Salminus brasiliensis chromosome 10, fSalBra1.hap2, whole genome shotgun sequence genome encodes:
- the zfp36l1a gene encoding mRNA decay activator protein ZFP36L1a, whose product MTTAVVPPLFDFSEVINNNNKNKMLNYNNNILSVPHTMSMPCTGANLPISSPTGSLLDRKAVGTPSVGGVYQRRHSVTLPSSKLNQNQFLNSGKADPALLGTGMGSNGSNKENRLRDRSFSETGDRLLQKCTGPGGPGGSQVNSSRYKTELCRPFEENGACKYGDKCQFAHGIHELRSLSRHPKYKTELCRTFHTIGFCPYGPRCHFIHNAEERRGPPPTPSPLSSSNKLERPRLQHSYSFAGFPSSGGLRDSPTSVTPPPMFSPDELPEWPSSNPFTYSSQELANLFGPSLGSGPSSGADPTAQAPPSPPTTPYYFRPMSESPHLFESPSSQPDSLSDQEGYQSSSGGSLSGSESPVLDTTRRLPIFSRLSISDD is encoded by the exons ATGACCACGGCTGTGGTGCCGCCTCTTTTCGACTTCAGCGAagtcatcaacaacaacaacaag AACAAAATGctgaattataataataacatactCAGCGTTCCACACACCATGTCTATGCCCTGCACTGGAGCAAATCTGCCTATCTCAAGCCCCACTGGGAGCCTGCTGGACAGGAAGGCCGTGGGGACGCCTTCCGTTGGCGGGGTTTACCAACGACGGCACTCGGTCACTTTGCCCAGCAGCAAGCTCAACCAGAACCAGTTCCTTAACAGCGGCAAGGCAGACCCAGCCCTGCTGGGCACAGGGATGGGTAGCAACGGCAGCAACAAAGAAAACCGACTCCGAGATCGCTCCTTCTCTGAGACAGGGGACCGCCTGCTGCAGAAATGTACAGGCCCCGGAGGCCCCGGTGGCAGCCAGGTCAACTCCAGCCGCTACAAAACGGAGTTGTGCAGGCCCTTTGAGGAGAACGGCGCTTGCAAATATGGTGACAAGTGCCAGTTTGCCCATGGCATCCACGAGCTGCGAAGCCTTAGCCGTCACCCCAAGTACAAGACGGAGCTCTGCCGAACCTTCCACACCATTGGCTTCTGCCCCTACGGCCCCCGCTGCCACTTCATCCATAATGCTGAAGAACGTCGTGGGCCTCCTCCTACCCCGTCTCCACTCTCCTCCTCCAACAAGTTGGAGAGACCACGTTTGCAGCACAGCTACAGTTTTGCTGGGTTCCCCAGCTCTGGAGGCCTGAGAGACAGCCCCACCTCTGTCACACCTCCCCCCATGTTCTCCCCGGATGAGCTGCCCGAGTGGCCCAGCAGCAATCCCTTCACGTACTCCAGCCAGGAGCTGGCTAATCTCTTCGGCCCAAGCTTGGGAAGCGGCCCCTCATCTGGTGCGGATCCCACTGCCCAGGCGCCACCCTCTCCACCTACAACTCCTTACTACTTCAGGCCCATGTCGGAGTCTCCTCACCTCTTTGAGTCTCCGTCCAGCCAgccagactccctctctgaccaGGAGGGTTACCAGAGCAGCTCGGGTGGCAGCCTGAGTGGCTCCGAATCGCCCGTCCTCGACACCACACGCCGACTGC